The genomic stretch CAACGAGAACCGCGACAAGCTCTTCTTCTTCTTTGGCTATCAGTACTTCAAGCAGCGGCTCGACACCGGCTTCATCAAGTCGTGGGTCCCGACCGACGCCATGCGTCAGGGCGATTTCAGCCAGGCGGCCAATCTCGGGCTATCGGGCAGCTTCGTCAACAGCGTGCCAAGCGGCGTCGACGGAGGGGTCATCCCGAGTAGCGAGATCGATCCCGGCGGTCGGGTGCTCTTGGACCTCTTTCCCCAGGCCAATGCCGACGCGAACGCCACCGGCGGGTTCAACTACGTCGACAACTTGCTCGTCGATCAAAACGGCTATCAGGCGCTTGGCCGTGTGGACGCCAATATCAGTGACAGCACCAAGCTGTTCGTGCGCTACAACATGCAGCGCGAGACACAGCCCTTCGTGATCGGTTTGTGGTGGCGCAACGGCGAGCGGCAGGTGCCGTATCCGTCGCCGATCGAGGCCAACAATCGATCCGATTCGATGACCGCCAGCTTGACGAAGGTGTTTGGCCCGTCGCTGACCAACGAGACAATCTTCGCGGTCACGTACATCGACTTCCCCAACGAGTTCACGAATCCGGAGAGCATCTCGCGCCAGGCGCTCGGCTACCCCTACAGCGGGGTGTTCGGCGAGAGTGACCAGATTCCGTCCATCGACGCCGGCTCTGGCGGTCCGATGGTCTTCAATCCTGGCGGCTTCGATCCGGTGCTTTTCGCGACGAAGTGGCAGGTGGCAGCGCTCAACAACGTGACGAAGGTGTTCGGCACGCACGCCGTGAAGGTCGGCTTCTTCTTCGAGCATGTCACCAACAACCAGCCAGGCAACGGCAACAGCAATGGCAACATCGTCCTCAATAACACGCTGAGCCACAGCACGGGTAACACGTTTGCCGACCTTCTGCTCGGTCGAATCGGGTCCTACAACGAACAGACCCAAAACGTCTTGCACAACATCGGTTACAACCGCGTCGAAGGGTACGCCCAGGACAGCTGGCGGCTGTTCCCCAACCTCACGGTCGACTACGGCGCCCGCATCTCGTTCATCGGTCCATGGTACGACCGTGAAGGACAGGGCCTCCTCGTGTGGGACCAGAACCGCTACGACCCCAATGCGCCGGCGGGCGCGTTCCCCGGTCTGGTCTGGAACGCGATAGACGGCTCGATCCCGACTAGCGGTGTGGATTCCTCGCTGTTCGTCCAGCCGCGTGTGGGCGTTGCCTGGGACGTCCGTGGAACAGGCGCCACCGTGGTCCGTGGCGGCTTCGGCGTCTTCAAGTGGCACGATGCGCAGCAGCCGTTCCCCGAAGCCATCGACCTCGCGAACGGCGTGCGGGCATTCAGCTTCAACGACGAGCCGCGCACGCTCCGAAGCCTCGAAGGGCTCGGTGGAGGCTCCATCGTATTCGGTGGGAGCGCGCTCGACATCAACGACGACAAGCAGCCAACCACGTACTCCTGGAGCACCACCGTCAATCAGAAACTGCCCTGGTCGATGAACCTCGAGCTGAGCTACGTCGGCAACGAGAGTCGGGACCTGATGAACTTCGATCTCGCCAACCTCAATGCTGTGCCGCTCGGCGCGATGCTCAACGACCCGGAAGGTAATGCGGACGACTATCGACCGCGCCCTCAGTACGGTGACCTCAACGTCTACCGCCACAGCATGTATCAGAACTACCATGGCCTCCAGGCGCTCTTGACGCGGCAGACGGGCCGATTCGGCGTGACGGGCGGCTATACGTTCTCGAAGAGCCTGGGCATTCGATCGGGTGATCCCGGCGGCTCGCGAACCGGGTCCGAGTACATCCTGGATTCGCGGCAGTTCAACTACGGCGTCCTTGGCACCGACCGGAGGCACGTCGCCTCAATCGCCTACAACTGGCAGCTCGGCGAGCTGCAGGGCAACCGCATGCTCAACGCGCTGCTCGGTGACTGGCAGGTGGCTGGCATCTCTCAGTTCATCAGCGGTGCGCCCATTCTTGGCAACTTCGACATTCAAGGGACGCTGGCCGACGGCACACCGATCAATGCGACGCAAATCACAGGCTCGCCGCAGGTCCGCGCGCAGCCGGTGGTCCTCTGTGATCCGAGAGACGATGTGCCGGATGGATTCCTGTTCAACCCGAGCTGCTTCGGACCGCCCTCTCCGGGCAACAATGGCGCCTACATCTTTCCGGACATCAGGACCCAGGCTTATCTCAACCACGACCTCTCGCTCATGAAGAACATCCCCATTGGCCGGGGCGACCATCGTCTTCAGGTACGGGTTGCGGCGTACAATGTCTTCAATCACCCGATTCGCGCCGCTGATCAAGCCACGAATCTCACGCTCAACTACGATCAAGGGGAACAGGTGAACGCCGATTTCGGCCGTCTACCAGAAGACAACAAGTTCGGGCGCCGAATCGTCCAGATTGCGCTGCGGTACACCTTCTAACCTCGTCGCAGGGATGAGGACCACGAAGGGCGCGAAGGTTACACCACGAAGAACACGAAGGCCACGAAGAATTCAACCACGAAGGACACGAAAGCCACGAAGAAGACAATTGATCTTCTTCGTGCTCTTCGTGTTCTTCGTGGTGTACCCCTTCGTGCCCTTCGTGGTTTGATCTTGGTGCCCTTCGTGGTTGGGTACTTCGGCGGCGCGGCAGCCACAGCACAGCAGACCAGCAACCCGCTCACGCTCTTCCAGCGCGCGGTCGCCTTGCAGCAGCAGGGTCAGCTCGAAGCGGCCGCCAGCGCGTATCGAGCGTTCTTGACGAAGCAACCGGACAACCTCGCGGGCCGCTCGAACCTGGCGGTCGTCCTGGTTCAGCTCGGACACTACGAAGACGCGATTGCCCAGTACCGGCGTGCTCTCGCCATCGACGAGGGAAACGCCGCCGTACGGCTCAACCTTGCAATCGCGCACCACAAAGCGGCGCAGTTCCAGGAGGCTGCGGCAGAGCTCGAGCGGGTTCGAGCCATTCAGCCTGACAACCTGCAGGCGACACTACTCCAGGCGGACTGTCATCTGCGCCTTGGTGAATACAACGCGGTCGTCAAGATTCTCGAGCCCTTGGAGCCGCGACACCGAGACGACCTTGCGATTGCGTACGTGCTCGGGATGGCATACCTGCGAAGTGGCCATCCGGACCACGGCCAGCTGCTCATCGATCGAATCATGCGGCGCGGCGAGTCAGCCCAAGCGCATCTGCTGATGGGTGTCGCAATGCGTGAGGTTCACGATCTCGCCGGCGCGACCAAGGAGCTCGCCAAAGCCGTGGCGCTCGATCCAAGCCTTCCTGACGTTCACACGTACTACGGCCTGTCGCTGCTGGCGACTGGGAACCGGGATCTCGCGCGGAAGGAGCTCGAAGCGGCGCTTCGGGCCGATCCCAATGACTACGAGGCCAATTTGAACCTCGGCTCTCTGGCCAAGGAGGACCAACAGCTCGACGAGGCCACGCAGCTGCTGGAGCGCGCCCTCCGTGCGCGCCCAGGCGATCCTGCGACGCGGTATCAAGTTGCCACCTTGCACATGGCCGTCGGCGAGGTGGTCGAAGCGCAGCGCATGCTGGAGCAGCTCGTCGAGGAGCAGCCCAAGTGGCTCGAGCCACACGTCTCCCTAGCGACGGTCTACTATCGCTTGAAGCGCAAGAAAGACGGTGACCGCGAGCGCGCCATCGTCGAGCAGTTGAACCGCGAGATCCAGGCCAAGCAACCTGGCGCCAAGAAGCCCGAGTAGTCCGTCAGTGTCCCCTCGTGGAAAAGGTACCCGGTTCCTCTGCTACCTCGCCGACCGCTGACGCCAGAACGAGGCGAGTATCGACCCGGTGACGTTCATCCACGGCCCGAAGATGGCTGCCGCCAAGCCGGCGTCGGTACTGTGGAGCACGCTAATTGCGAGGCCAGAGGCCATACCCGCATTCTGCATTCCCACTTCAATCGACGCCGTCCGCGAATTCGCCTCGTCCAGTCCAAAGAGCCGTCCCCCCCAGTAGCCGAAGAGGAAGCCGATGGCGTTGTGCAGCACCACGACGGTGAAGAGCGCAACCGCGACCGCGAGCAGCGCGTCTCGCGAGCTCGCGGTAATGATTGCGAGGATGATGCAGATCGCCACCATCGAAACGATGGGGAGAATGCGGTGTATCCATTGCCGTCCTCGCAGCAGGCTGTTGACCACCAGGCCGGCGACGATGGGGAGAATGATCATGTAGAGAATCGACATCATCATCTCGTAGAAGTCGATCGGCACGAACCGCCCCGCCAACGTTTGCATCGCCAGCGGCGTCATAATGGGCGACAGCAGGGTCGAGACCGCGGTCATCGTCACTGACAGCGCGACGTTGCCACCAGCCAGATAGGTCATCACGTTCGACGCCACCCCGCCGGGCGCGGCGCCGACCAGGATGATGCCGGCACCCACCTCTCCCTCGAAGCCGAAGAGGCTCGCCAGCGTCAGCGCTGTCAGCGGCATGATGACAAACTGCAAGACGATGCCGATGAGGGCTGCACGCGGCATCACCAGCACGCGTCCGAAGTCGGCCACGCTGAGCGTCGTCCCCATCCCGAACATGATGATCTGGATGAGCGGGACGATGAGATTGGTCAAGGTATAGCCGCCCCACGAGATGAACGCCGAGGGATAGAGGAGCGCCGCTGCAACGACCGTGCAGACCCAGCAGGTGAAGGCAAGACCAGAGAAGCGACGGGTTGTTCCCACCCACAGAGCGAGGCCGGCGAGACTAGCGATGACGATCAATCCAACGAGTGTCGAAACCATCCTGAAGACCTGTGCGACATGGACCAAGTAGGGGGGCACGTGAGCGCCTGGATCCTATCCGATCACGGGCGCTCGAGGCGGGTGGAACCAAGTGGCATCCCAGATCGTGGTATGTTTTCGCCACGATGCGAACCTTCGCCGCAGTTGGTCTTTGTCTCCTGCTGTACCCGGCCAGGGCGCCGGCGCAAGACGTGGACGCAGGCGGACGGCAGTACGAGAGCCTCTGTGCGAGATGTCACGGCGGCGACGGAAATGGCGGCGAGCTCGGGCCCGCGATTGTCACCCGTATCGCGACCCTGACAGACGACGAGCTCGCAACGCTGATCCGTGAGGGACTTCCCCGCGCCGGTATGCCCAGCTTCGATCTGGCCGACGACGAGCTGCCTGGGCTGCTGGCGGCGCTTCGCGCCCTGCGGCCGCCAGCAGGCGTCAACGAGCCGGTCCGCGTGAGCGTCGATACTACCAATGGCCGCACACTAGGGGGCATCGCGCTCAACCAGACATCGCTGGATCTGCAGCTGCTATCCGACGACAAGCGTCTTCACCTGTTGCGAAAGAGCGGCAACAGCTACCGGCGTGTCACGTCACAAGTGGATTGGCCTACATACAACGGGCAGCTCGAGGGCAACCGCTACAGCGCCGTCGACCAGATCAACAAGAGCAACGTCGCGCGGCTCGCTCCTGCCTGGGTATTCAACGTACCGGGTACGTCTCGACTCGAGGTGACTCCGGTGGTTGTAGACGGCGTCATGTACGTCACGAGCGCGAACGAGTGCTATGCGCTGGATCCAGGCAACGGGCGGCGAATCTGGCATTTCAAGTACCCGCGGACGAAGGGCCTGGCAGGCGATGCTGCCGGCGGCGTCAACCGGGGCGTGGCGATCGCTGGTGATCGTCTCTTCATGGTCACTGACCATGCGCACATCATTGCCCTCAACCGCTTCACCGGCGCGATGCTGTGGGACACCGAGATGGCCGACTGGCGCCAGAACTACGGCGCGACGTCAGCTCCACTTGCTGTCGGCAACCTGGTCGTCTCCGGGACATCTGGCGGCGATGAAGGGATCCGCGGCTTCGTGGCCGCCTTCGATCAAGCAACCGGTGAAGAGGTCTGGCGGGCCTGGACCGTCCCCAAGCCGGGCGAGCCCGGCTCAGAGACCTGGAGAGGCAAGGACATCGCACATCCGTGCGCTGCCGCCTGGCTGACCGGCACGTACGATCCCAAGCTCGACACGCTCTACTGGCCCACCGGTAATCCCTGTCCAGACTACGACGGCCGGGAGCGCTTGGGCGACAACCTCTATTCGGACTCCATCCTGGCGCTCGACGCGTCGACCGGAGCACTCGAGTGGTACTTCCAATTCACGCCGCATGATGTGTGGGATTGGGACGCGCAGCAGCCGCCCGTGCTCGTGGACATGGAGTGGGAGGGACAGCCTCGCCAGCTCCTCTTGCACGCCAACCGCAACGGCTTCTTCTACGTGCTCGATCGCACGAGCGGCGAGCTGCTCCTGACCAAGCCGTTCGTCGAGAAGCTGACCTGGGCCAAGGAAATCGACGCGAATGGCCGGCCGGTACTGAACCCGAATCAAGAGCCGACGCCCGAGGGAACGAAGGTCTGCCCCTCCGTGGAGGGGGCGACCAACTGGTTCTCCACGTCGTTCAATCCCGCTACGGGTCTGTACTACGTGCAGACGCTCGAGAAATGCACAATCTACACGCGGTCTCCTTCACGCTCCGAATGGAAGGCCGGTGAGTCGTACTACGGCGGTTCCACGAAGAACGTGCCCGGCGAACCGGGGGAGAAGGTGCTGCGGGCGATCGACGTCCGGAGCGGTCGCGTCGCCTGGGAGAAACGGCAAACGGGGCCGGCAGACTCTTGGGGAGGCACCCTGACGACGGCCGGTGAGCTCGTGTTCTTCGGCGAGGACAGCGGTGCGTTGGCGGCACTGGATGCACGCAGCGGTGAGCCGCTCTGGCAGTTCCAGACCAACGCGCTGTGGAAGGCGTCGCCGATGACCTACGTCTTCGACGACCGGCAACATGTCGCTGTGGCCGCCGGCTCGACCATCATTTCGTTTGCGCTGGTGCGATAGCGCAGGCCCGTAGCGCAGGCCCGTAGCGCAGGCCCGTAGCGCAGGCCTTTAGGCCTGCCGACTGTACGGCCGCCAACGGGCAGGCCTAAAGGCCTGCGCTACGGCGTCACTCCTTCAGATGTAGGCGATACAGTCGATCTCGACGAGCGAGTCGCCCGGGATGCCGCCGGCCGCGGCAATCGTCGTGCGCACGCCTGGCTCCGGTCCGAAGCGGCCGCGGAACACATCGTTCATGGCTTTATAGTCGGCCAGGTCGTTCAGATACACGTTGACCTTGAGGACCTTCTCCATCGACGAGCCGGCGGCCTCCAGTTTTTTTTGGATCTCATCCAGGACGTGCTTCGTGTGGGCGGTGATATCACCCTCGAAGTGCGCGCCAATGCCGGAGATGAAGAGCAGGCTGCCGTAAGAGACGACAGGGCTGAAGAGTGGCGTGTCGTCTGGGGGCTTTCCGTCGTTCCAGTGAACCTTCTTGACCGGCTTGTCCGCATCCTGCGCCTGAAGCGCAACGGGCGCTGCGGCCGCCGCGGCAATAGCCACGGCCGGCGCCTTCCTCATAAAACCTCTTCGATTCGACTTGGCCACCTTACCTCCTGGCGGGGTTGAGAGCATCCCAGCGGGCATCGCCGGTCTGCTGATACTCGGCCGGCAGGCTGTCCCAGTCCTCGCGAGCGAGACCGTTGAGATCGTAAACCACCTTGCCGTCCTTCAGCGTGAGCTCGTTGACGAGCCGTTGCTTCCCACGCAGCCGGGCGCCGTACATGTCGACGAACCCGAAGTCGCCGCGCTCGAGCCGAAGCACGGCAACATCCGCGATCGCGCCCACCGACAGATGGCCGAGCTCCTCCTGCTTGAGGGCCTGCGCGGCATTCCACGTCGAGCGCGCCACCACATCATCCACCGACATTCCCATCGCAAGGAACTTGCCCATCACGTTGAGCTGATCTTTCATGCCGGCGTTCATGCTGCTGATGTGGAGGTCGGTCGAGATGGTGTCCGGAAGGAACTGCTCCTTCATCGCTGGTATGGCGATGCGCCAGAGGAAGCTGCCGCCGCCATGACCCACATCGAAGAGCACGCCGCGCTTGCGGCCTTGCCGCATGCCCGGGTTGACCTTGCCCGAGGGATCCTGCTCGCCGCGGAGGCCCGAGTACATGTGCGTGTAGATATCGCCCGGCCGCAGCTTCTCGGTCACGAGCTCGCTCAGCGGCCGCTCCGGCTTGTTTTCCCCGAAATCCACCATGACGGGCACGTTCGCGAGGGTGCCCGCTTCGACGGCGCGCTCGACCGGCGCCCATTCGGGACCGGCGTAGTGCGCCGTCTTGATGCCGACGATGAGCCCTGGATGCGTGCGCGCCATCTCGGCGGTCGGCGCCGCCTCCATGTCGTCGAGGTTCTGCTCGAACTTTTCGCCCCGCATGCCGTGCCCCACGATATTGAGGAAAGCGAGGATGCGGGTCTTGGAACGATCGATGATCCGTTGCTTGAAGTCCTCGAAGTTGCGCCAGCCTGCGCCGCCCGTGTCCGCAACAGTGGTCACGCCCACTCGGAAGGTGAACCCATCCGGATAGACGCTGTTGTCGCCGGCATACGAGCGGGGCTCGCCGGTGCCGGTGTAGACGTGGGTGTGAATGTCGATGAGCCCGGGCGACACGTAGAGCCCAGAGACGTCCACTGTCTTGAGT from Luteitalea sp. encodes the following:
- a CDS encoding carboxypeptidase regulatory-like domain-containing protein; its protein translation is MAARCSWSRRSWCVPLLLSVSLLGASEGTALAQRFTADLSGTVVDDSGAVLPGATVTLTNEGSRVPRTTVTNEAGFFTFSAAPAATYTLTIELSGFTTAEITGIALQAGDRRSVRTVTLGVSGLSETITVSAETSLTPLTTGEKSATLTARQIEELPIIGTSSAEVLRILPGMTPVTNATTNRPGFTGEVYGINGNGEYQGGGSNNQSAIGNFSGNGTRTQALDITIDGAPGADPGCNCATSVNPNSEFVQEFKVLQSNFGAEHAKGPVAMSVVSKQGGQSFHGAAFANIRDYHLNSNEWFANSIDAEKIKNQFFYPGFTVGGPLVVPKLNENRDKLFFFFGYQYFKQRLDTGFIKSWVPTDAMRQGDFSQAANLGLSGSFVNSVPSGVDGGVIPSSEIDPGGRVLLDLFPQANADANATGGFNYVDNLLVDQNGYQALGRVDANISDSTKLFVRYNMQRETQPFVIGLWWRNGERQVPYPSPIEANNRSDSMTASLTKVFGPSLTNETIFAVTYIDFPNEFTNPESISRQALGYPYSGVFGESDQIPSIDAGSGGPMVFNPGGFDPVLFATKWQVAALNNVTKVFGTHAVKVGFFFEHVTNNQPGNGNSNGNIVLNNTLSHSTGNTFADLLLGRIGSYNEQTQNVLHNIGYNRVEGYAQDSWRLFPNLTVDYGARISFIGPWYDREGQGLLVWDQNRYDPNAPAGAFPGLVWNAIDGSIPTSGVDSSLFVQPRVGVAWDVRGTGATVVRGGFGVFKWHDAQQPFPEAIDLANGVRAFSFNDEPRTLRSLEGLGGGSIVFGGSALDINDDKQPTTYSWSTTVNQKLPWSMNLELSYVGNESRDLMNFDLANLNAVPLGAMLNDPEGNADDYRPRPQYGDLNVYRHSMYQNYHGLQALLTRQTGRFGVTGGYTFSKSLGIRSGDPGGSRTGSEYILDSRQFNYGVLGTDRRHVASIAYNWQLGELQGNRMLNALLGDWQVAGISQFISGAPILGNFDIQGTLADGTPINATQITGSPQVRAQPVVLCDPRDDVPDGFLFNPSCFGPPSPGNNGAYIFPDIRTQAYLNHDLSLMKNIPIGRGDHRLQVRVAAYNVFNHPIRAADQATNLTLNYDQGEQVNADFGRLPEDNKFGRRIVQIALRYTF
- a CDS encoding tetratricopeptide repeat protein, with amino-acid sequence MPFVVGYFGGAAATAQQTSNPLTLFQRAVALQQQGQLEAAASAYRAFLTKQPDNLAGRSNLAVVLVQLGHYEDAIAQYRRALAIDEGNAAVRLNLAIAHHKAAQFQEAAAELERVRAIQPDNLQATLLQADCHLRLGEYNAVVKILEPLEPRHRDDLAIAYVLGMAYLRSGHPDHGQLLIDRIMRRGESAQAHLLMGVAMREVHDLAGATKELAKAVALDPSLPDVHTYYGLSLLATGNRDLARKELEAALRADPNDYEANLNLGSLAKEDQQLDEATQLLERALRARPGDPATRYQVATLHMAVGEVVEAQRMLEQLVEEQPKWLEPHVSLATVYYRLKRKKDGDRERAIVEQLNREIQAKQPGAKKPE
- a CDS encoding bile acid:sodium symporter family protein → MVSTLVGLIVIASLAGLALWVGTTRRFSGLAFTCWVCTVVAAALLYPSAFISWGGYTLTNLIVPLIQIIMFGMGTTLSVADFGRVLVMPRAALIGIVLQFVIMPLTALTLASLFGFEGEVGAGIILVGAAPGGVASNVMTYLAGGNVALSVTMTAVSTLLSPIMTPLAMQTLAGRFVPIDFYEMMMSILYMIILPIVAGLVVNSLLRGRQWIHRILPIVSMVAICIILAIITASSRDALLAVAVALFTVVVLHNAIGFLFGYWGGRLFGLDEANSRTASIEVGMQNAGMASGLAISVLHSTDAGLAAAIFGPWMNVTGSILASFWRQRSAR
- a CDS encoding PQQ-dependent dehydrogenase, methanol/ethanol family, with amino-acid sequence MRTFAAVGLCLLLYPARAPAQDVDAGGRQYESLCARCHGGDGNGGELGPAIVTRIATLTDDELATLIREGLPRAGMPSFDLADDELPGLLAALRALRPPAGVNEPVRVSVDTTNGRTLGGIALNQTSLDLQLLSDDKRLHLLRKSGNSYRRVTSQVDWPTYNGQLEGNRYSAVDQINKSNVARLAPAWVFNVPGTSRLEVTPVVVDGVMYVTSANECYALDPGNGRRIWHFKYPRTKGLAGDAAGGVNRGVAIAGDRLFMVTDHAHIIALNRFTGAMLWDTEMADWRQNYGATSAPLAVGNLVVSGTSGGDEGIRGFVAAFDQATGEEVWRAWTVPKPGEPGSETWRGKDIAHPCAAAWLTGTYDPKLDTLYWPTGNPCPDYDGRERLGDNLYSDSILALDASTGALEWYFQFTPHDVWDWDAQQPPVLVDMEWEGQPRQLLLHANRNGFFYVLDRTSGELLLTKPFVEKLTWAKEIDANGRPVLNPNQEPTPEGTKVCPSVEGATNWFSTSFNPATGLYYVQTLEKCTIYTRSPSRSEWKAGESYYGGSTKNVPGEPGEKVLRAIDVRSGRVAWEKRQTGPADSWGGTLTTAGELVFFGEDSGALAALDARSGEPLWQFQTNALWKASPMTYVFDDRQHVAVAAGSTIISFALVR
- a CDS encoding twin-arginine translocation signal domain-containing protein produces the protein MLSTPPGGKVAKSNRRGFMRKAPAVAIAAAAAAPVALQAQDADKPVKKVHWNDGKPPDDTPLFSPVVSYGSLLFISGIGAHFEGDITAHTKHVLDEIQKKLEAAGSSMEKVLKVNVYLNDLADYKAMNDVFRGRFGPEPGVRTTIAAAGGIPGDSLVEIDCIAYI
- a CDS encoding amidohydrolase/deacetylase family metallohydrolase; translated protein: MRLSAKIWGAAPLLLVVLAVVSQISTPVRTAAGRQGAATQAETKYDLLLQGGHVIDSRNQISAVRDVAMSDGRVAAVAEAISPAEALKTVDVSGLYVSPGLIDIHTHVYTGTGEPRSYAGDNSVYPDGFTFRVGVTTVADTGGAGWRNFEDFKQRIIDRSKTRILAFLNIVGHGMRGEKFEQNLDDMEAAPTAEMARTHPGLIVGIKTAHYAGPEWAPVERAVEAGTLANVPVMVDFGENKPERPLSELVTEKLRPGDIYTHMYSGLRGEQDPSGKVNPGMRQGRKRGVLFDVGHGGGSFLWRIAIPAMKEQFLPDTISTDLHISSMNAGMKDQLNVMGKFLAMGMSVDDVVARSTWNAAQALKQEELGHLSVGAIADVAVLRLERGDFGFVDMYGARLRGKQRLVNELTLKDGKVVYDLNGLAREDWDSLPAEYQQTGDARWDALNPARR